From the Brassica napus cultivar Da-Ae chromosome A8, Da-Ae, whole genome shotgun sequence genome, one window contains:
- the LOC106400223 gene encoding probable glucan endo-1,3-beta-glucosidase A6, translating to MSAVAFFLFTLIYFSSSCCSAARFQHRHRYMERKLMIALASKIGINYGRQGKDIPSPYQSINFIKSIKAGHVKLYDADPETLTLLSHTNLYVSITVHNHQITSLGTNQTTAEDWVKTNILPYYPQTQIRFVLVGNEILSVQDRNITSNLVPAMRKIVNALRAHGIHNIKVGTPLPMDSLRSTFPPSNSTFREDIAGPLMLPLLKFLNGTNSYFFINLQPYYRWLRNPMNTSLDFALFQGNSTYTDPRTGLVYHNLVDQMLDSVILAMTKLGYPHIRIAISETGWPNSGDIDETGANILNAATYNRNLIKKMTAIPPIGTPARPGLPIPTFVFSLFNENKKSGSGTQRHWGILHPDGTPIYDIDFTGQKPLTGFNPLPKPTNNVPYKGQMWCVPVEGAKEAELEEALRMACGRSNTTCAALAPGKECYEPVSIYWHARYAVSSYWAQFRTQNVGCYFNGLAHETTTNPGNDRCKFPSVTL from the exons ATGTCTGCTGTTGCTTTCTTTCTCTTCACCCTCATCTACTTTTCAA GTTCATGTTGCTCCGCGGCCCGATTCCAGCATCGACACAGGTACATGGAGAGGAAACTAATGATAGCGTTGGCAAGCAAGATTGGTATCAACTATGGTAGACAAGGAAAAGACATCCCATCACCTTACCAATCAATCAATTTCATCAAATCCATCAAAGCTGGTCATGTCAAGCTCTACGACGCGGATCCAGAGACGCTAACACTCCTCTCTCATACCAATCTCTACGTCTCCATAACCGTCCATAACCACCAGATCACTTCCCTCGGCACCAACCAAACCACAGCTGAAGATTGGGTCAAAACAAATATCCTCCCTTACTATCCGCAAACCCAAATCCGATTTGTCCTTGTCGGAAACGAAATCCTCTCCGTCCAAGACAGGAACATAACGTCCAATCTCGTACCGGCGATGCGCAAAATCGTGAACGCTCTCAGAGCTCATGGCATTCACAACATCAAAGTCGGTACACCTTTACCTATGGATTCTCTCCGGTCGACGTTTCCACCGTCGAACTCAACGTTCCGGGAAGATATCGCCGGACCGTTGATGTTGCCGTTGCTGAAGTTTCTCAACGGAACAAACTCTTACTTCTTCATCAATCTTCAACCTTACTACCGTTGGTTGAGAAACCCTATGAATACCAGTTTGGATTTTGCTCTCTTCCAAGGGAATTCAACTTATACCGATCCTCGTACCGGTTTGGTTTACCATAATCTCGTAGACCAAATGTTGGATTCGGTTATCTTGGCCATGACCAAACTCGGTTACCCACACATCCGCATTGCGATCTCCGAAACCGGGTGGCCTAATTCCGGTGACATCGATGAAACCGGGGCCAATATACTCAACGCAGCGACGTATAACCGGAATTTGATCAAGAAGATGACCGCAATTCCACCAATCGGTACACCAGCTAGACCCGGTTTACCTATACCGACGTTTGTTTTCTCATTGTTCAACGAAAACAAGAAATCCGGTTCGGGAACACAGAGGCATTGGGGAATCTTGCATCCTGACGGTACACCAATCTACGACATTGATTTCACCGGTCAAAAACCCTTAACCGGTTTTAACCCTTTGCCTAAACCGACGAACAATGTTCCTTACAAGGGTCAAATGTGGTGCGTACCTGTTGAAGGAGCCAAGGAGGCTGAGCTTGAGGAAGCTTTGAGGATGGCTTGTGGCCGAAGCAACACAACGTGTGCGGCTTTGGCTCCTGGGAAAGAATGTTACGAGCCGGTCTCTATTTATTGGCACGCAAGATATGCGGTTAGCTCGTATTGGGCTCAGTTCCGTACCCAAAACGTCGGATGTTATTTTAATGGACTGGCTCATGAGACTACGACTAACCCTG GAAATGATCGCTGCAAGTTTCCGAGCGTTACTCTGTGA
- the LOC125577285 gene encoding protein PELOTA 1-like has translation MRILRRDFVRDGPGSAKLMAEDSDDLWFTYNLIAPGDSVMAVTSRKVLRERGNSKRVDSERVDSKREDSDSDQRVDSKKPVGSKKRGDSKNRLDAELDDSKPLVSERLTLKLEVQVEEVNYDKDGGVLRILGTNILENEHVPLGAYHSLELVLKRRFLLRKKIWDSLAIDTLNQAKHHNSSSDLAVVLMQEGHAQIFLVGKSVGAPIETSIPNRKHAGYEAALKKFFENVVRAFVKHVDFNVVRCVVIASPGFTKDQFHRHLLLEAERRQLKPITENKSRILLVHANSGYRHSLGEVLSDPKVMKMIQDTKASKEVNALRDFFTMFEKDPYRACYGPKQVEFAHEQKAIQTLLITDELFKNSDVKERKKYVDFVESVKKLGGEAFIFSSMHVSGEQLAMHTGIAALLRFPLPGLDDVEM, from the coding sequence ATGAGAATCCTCCGCAGGGATTTTGTTCGTGATGGACCAGGAAGCGCTAAACTGATGGCAGAGGACTCGGATGATCTCTGGTTTACTTATAACTTGATTGCCCCCGGCGATAGTGTAATGGCTGTCACATCGAGAAAGGttctgagagagagaggaaattCTAAACGTGTAGACTCTGAACGTGTTGACTCTAAACGTGAAGACTCTGACTCTGATCAACGTGTTGACTCCAAAAAACCTGTAGGCTCTAAAAAACGTGGTGACTCTAAAAATCGTTTAGACGCTGAGCTTGACGACTCTAAACCTCTAGTGTCTGAACGTCTGACACTGAAGCTAGAAGTACAAGTTGAGGAGGTAAACTATGACAAAGACGGTGGTGTTTTGCGCATACTTGGGACGAATATCCTTGAGAACGAGCACGTACCGCTTGGTGCATACCATAGTTTGGAGCTCGTGCTGAAACGACGTTTCCTATTGAGGAAAAAAATATGGGATTCATTGGCTATTGATACACTCAACCAGGCAAAACATCATAATTCCAGTTCTGATTTAGCTGTAGTTCTAATGCAAGAAGGACATGCACAAATCTTCCTTGTCGGCAAAAGTGTGGGAGCACCAATAGAAACATCAATCCCTAATCGTAAGCATGCTGGTTACGAGGCTGCGTTGAAGAAATTCTTTGAGAACGTTGTGCGTGCCTTTGTGAAACACGTTGACTTCAATGTCGTTCGGTGTGTAGTGATCGCAAGTCCTGGCTTTACGAAGGATCAGTTTCATCGCCACTTGTTGTTGGAAGCAGAGAGAAGACAGTTGAAACCTATTACTGAGAACAAATCACGTATACTTCTGGTGCATGCAAACTCCGGATATAGGCATAGCCTTGGAGAGGTTCTGAGTGACCCCAAAGTGATGAAGATGATCCAAGATACAAAAGCATCGAAAGAGGTGAACGCTCTCAGGGATTTCTTCACCATGTTCGAAAAGGATCCATATCGGGCATGCTACGGACCGAAGCAAGTGGAGTTTGCTCATGAACAAAAGGCAATCCAAACACTTCTCATTACAGATGAGCTGTTCAAAAATTCTGACGTGAAAGAAAGGAAGAAGTATGTGGATTTTGTGGAGTCGGTGAAAAAATTAGGAGGAGAGGCTTTTATATTTTCTTCGATGCATGTTTCAGGTGAACAACTGGCAATGCATACTGGAATTGCAGCTCTTCTCAGGTTCCCTTTACCAGGTCTCGATGACGTTGAGATGTAA
- the LOC106397231 gene encoding UDP-glycosyltransferase 75C1-like gives MANSVNGCSHRPHYLIVTFPAQGHINPALKLANRLIHHGATITYATTISALRRMGEPPSTEGLSYAWFSDGFDEGPKSFEDQKNYMSEFKRRGSDALSDLIRANLDGNAAKHPITGVIYSVLVPWASTVAREFHLPTTLLWIEPATVLDIYYYYFNASHSHLFDKEPIKLPKLPPFSTRDLPSFLQPSNVLPSALVTLREHIEALDSESNPKVLVNTFSELEPDALTSVEKLRMIPVGPLVSSSDDGKADLFRSSDEDYIKWLDSKAEKSVIYVSLGSHGDGLWEKHMEALTSGVLATGRPFLWVVKETKAEEKKSCFVDLIRGDDKGLVVGWCSQTAVLAHPSVGCFVTHCGWNSTLESLENGVPVVAFPQFADQCTTAKLVEDVWGIGVRVKEGEEGHVDGDELRRCLEKVMGDGEDAEEMRRNAARWKTLAVDAAAEGGPSDLNLKGFMEG, from the coding sequence ATGGCCAACTCGGTTAACGGTTGTAGTCATCGTCCTCACTACTTGATTGTAACTTTCCCAGCCCAAGGCCACATAAACCCCGCGCTGAAACTAGCCAACCGCCTCATCCACCACGGAGCAACCATCACATACGCGACCACCATCTCAGCCCTCCGTCGTATGGGCGAGCCACCTTCCACCGAAGGCTTGTCCTACGCTTGGTTCTCCGACGGATTCGACGAAGGTCCCAAGTCCTTCGAGGACCAGAAGAACTACATGTCCGAGTTCAAACGTCGTGGCTCAGACGCCCTGAGTGACCTCATCAGAGCCAACCTCGACGGAAACGCCGCCAAACACCCAATTACCGGCGTTATCTACTCGGTGCTCGTCCCTTGGGCTTCTACCGTAGCGCGTGAGTTTCACCTCCCGACCACGCTTCTCTGGATTGAGCCCGCCACTGTACTCGACATCTACTACTACTACTTCAACGCCTCTCACAGCCACCTCTTCGACAAAGAACCGATTAAACTACCGAAACTGCCACCCTTCTCCACCCGAGACCTCCCTTCGTTTCTCCAGCCGTCGAATGTGTTACCGTCCGCTCTTGTAACGCTGAGAGAACACATCGAAGCTCTGGACTCGGAGTCGAACCCCAAAGTCTTGGTGAACACTTTCTCCGAACTGGAACCGGACGCGTTAACCTCCGTCGAGAAACTCAGAATGATTCCGGTCGGACCGTTGGTTTCCTCTTCCGACGATGGTAAAGCCGATCTTTTCAGATCATCGGACGAGGACTACATCAAGTGGCTAGACTCGAAGGCCGAGAAGTCGGTGATTTACGTGTCCTTAGGCTCGCACGGGGACGGTTTGTGGGAGAAACACATGGAGGCGCTCACTAGCGGCGTGTTGGCCACGGGAAGACCGTTCTTATGGGTGGTGAAGGAGACGAAAgctgaagagaagaagagttgTTTCGTGGACTTGATCAGAGGAGATGATAAAGGTCTGGTGGTGGGGTGGTGCTCTCAGACGGCGGTTTTGGCGCATCCCTCGGTGGGGTGTTTTGTGACTCATTGCGGTTGGAACTCGACTCTCGAGAGCTTAGAGAACGGTGTTCCCGTGGTGGCGTTTCCGCAGTTCGCGGATCAGTGCACGACTGCTAAGCTTGTGGAGGATGTGTGGGGGATTGGAGTGAGAGTGAAGGAAGGGGAGGAAGGACATGTGGATGGAGATGAGTTGAGACGGTGTCTGGAGAAGGTGATGGGAGATGGGGAAGACGCGGAGGAGATGAGAAGGAATGCGGCGAGGTGGAAGACGCTGGCCGTTGATGCGGCGGCGGAAGGTGGACCCTCGGATTTGAATCTCAAGGGATTTATGGAAGggtga
- the LOC106397232 gene encoding COP9 signalosome complex subunit 8-like: protein MDLSPVTDALAVKSFDKIADICDTLMLQVAAEGISFHDDWPYAIHLLGYFYLDDCDSARFLWKTIPASVKESKPEVAAAWRIGQKLWTRDYAGVHEAIRGFDWSQDAKDMVAAFSDVYTKRMFQLLLSAYSTITIRDLALFLGMAEDDATTCKLSFSEISSASSVLLWDNTRNVIA from the exons ATGGATCTCTCTCCTGTTACCGATGCTTTAGCCGTCAAATCCTTTGATAAAATCGCCGACATCTGCGATACTCTCATGCTTCAG GTTGCTGCCGAAGGAATCTCATTCCATGATGACTGGCCTTACGCAATCCATCTTCTCGGTTACTTCTACCTTGACGATTG TGATAGTGCACGTTTCCTATGGAAAACAATACCTGCAAGTGTGAAGGAGAGCAAGCCTGAAGTTGCTGCTGCTTGGAGGATTGGTCAGAAGCTCTGGACACGTGACTATGCTGGTGTACATGAAGCTATCCGGGGTTTTGATTGGAGTCAAGATGCTAAAGATATGGTTGCTGCTTTCTCAG aTGTTTACACAAAAAGGATGTTTCAGCTTTTGTTGTCTGCCTACTCCACAATTACCATCCGTGATTTGGCTCTTTTCCTAGGGATGGCAGAAGATGATGCCACTACTTGTaagctttctttttctgaaatttCCTCGGCCTCATCAGTTCTACTTTGGGACAATACTCGCAATGTCATAGCTTAG